From a region of the Falco cherrug isolate bFalChe1 chromosome 9, bFalChe1.pri, whole genome shotgun sequence genome:
- the GHITM gene encoding growth hormone-inducible transmembrane protein: MLAARLVCLRALPCHTIRPSITQASPALRNSNIKAYKLWQPNQCYATRVRTGIRRGKIGQEIKEAAFEPSAETALKADRLGKFVVAGGAAVGLGALCYYGMGMSSEIGAIERAVIWPQYVKDRIRSTYMYFAGSIGLTALSAVAVSRSPALMSLMTRGSWLAIGATFAAMIGAGMLVRSISYENSPAAKHLAWMMHSGVMGAVVAPLAFLGGPLLIRAAWYTAGIVGGLSTVAMCAPSEKFLNMGGPLGIGLGFVLASSIGSMFLPPTSAFGAGLYSVAVYGGLVLFGMFLLYDTQHVIKRAETIPYYGVTKYDPINACMGIYTDTLNIFIRVATMLAGGGSSRRK, from the exons ATGCTGGCCGCAAGGCTAGTATGCCTGAGGGCATTGCCATGCCATACTATCCGGCCCAGCATTACTCAGGCTTCCCCAGCTTTAAGGAACTCCAACATAAAAGCATACAAACTGTGGCAGCCTAACCAG TGTTATGCCACCAGAGTAAGAACGGGTATAAGGCGTGGAAAAATTGGCCAGGAAATTAAAGAAGCAGCATTTGAGCCATCTGCAGAAACTGCACTTAAAG cTGATCGCCTAGGGAAATTTGTTgttgctggaggagctgctgttggCCTGGGGGCCCTCTGTTACTATGGAATGGGCATGTCCAGTGAGATTGGAGCTATTGAAAGAGCTGT tatttggcCACAGTATGTGAAAGACAGAATTCGCTCTACTTACATGTACTTCGCGGGAAGCATTGGCTTGACGGCACTCTCTGCTGTAGCAGTGAGCAGATCTCCAGCACTCATGAGCCTTATGACAAGAGGCTCCTGGCTG GCAATAGGTGCAACTTTTGCAGCTATGATCGGTGCTGGAATGTTGGTCAGGTCTATATCCTATGAAAATAGTCCAGCCGCTAAACATTTGGCTTGGATGATGCATTCAG GTGTCATGGGTGCAGTGGTGGCTCCTCTAGCCTTTTTGGGTGGTCCTTTGCTGATCAGAGCTGCCTGGTACACCGCTGGAATCGTTGGAGGGCTCTCAACTGTGGCCATGTGTGCGCCGAGTGAAAAATTTCTGAACATGGGAGGACCACTTGGAATAGGCTTAGGCTTTGTACTTGCTTCTTCAATTG GATCCATGTTCTTGCCTCCTACTTCTGCTTTTGGTGCTGGCTTGTATTCAGTAGCTGTTTATGGTGGATTGGTGCTCTTTGGCATGTTCCTGCTCTATGATACGCAGCATGTTATCAAGCGTGCAGAAACTATTCCATATTACGGAGTAACAAAATATGATCCAATCAATGC GTGCATGGGTATTTACACAGATACGCTGAATATCTTCATTCGGGTGGCCACCATGCTGGCTGGTGgtggaagcagcaggagaaagtaA